A genomic region of Caenorhabditis elegans chromosome V contains the following coding sequences:
- the Y50D4A.5 gene encoding Reverse transcriptase domain-containing protein (Confirmed by transcript evidence), translating into MSDEDDYNSDENVEDLDVKIDYIGESIEIEPENPYFLAIFDDFMISTDSEARFQRREK; encoded by the exons aTGTCCGATGAGGATGACTACAATTCAGACGAAAATGTGGAGGATCTTGACGTGAAAATCGATTATATCGGTGAAAGTATTGAAATTGAGCCGGAGAACCCGTACTTCTTAGcgatttttgacgattttatG ATCTCCACCGACTCAGAAGCACGTTTCCAGAGGCGAGAAAAGTGA